The following are from one region of the Tachysurus fulvidraco isolate hzauxx_2018 chromosome 15, HZAU_PFXX_2.0, whole genome shotgun sequence genome:
- the grna gene encoding granulin a isoform X17, translating into MLRLTAAVLLLSLVSGLKCPDQQRCGDQQTCCQIPSGEFNCCPFHQGECCEDHLHCCPDGMLCEVKESRCTNATHSLPWAERFPSEDTDLANVERWSVSDVTCDETKTCPDGNTCCKNEEGGWACCPLPQAVCCEDLIHCCPHDTKCNVAAESCDNSSMSVPWLKKEPSKPIGGQKVPSTKDTSVSDIPCDDTKTCPDDNTCCKTEEGGYDCCPLPQAVCCADLIHCCPHGTKCSDAGDSCDNSSMSVPWLKKEPSKPIGGQKVPSTKDTSVSDIPCDDTKTCPDDNTCCKTEEGGYDCCPLPQAVCCEDFIHCCPHGTKCNLAAQKCDNSSMSVPLLEKEPSKPIGGQKVPEDKRTSVSDVPCDDTVACPDDNTCCKNQQGVWACCPLPQAVCCADLIHCCPHGTKCSDAGDSCDNSSMSVPWLKKEPSKPIGGQKVPEDKSTSVSDVPCDDTVACPDDNTCCKNQQGVWACCPLPQAVCCADLIHCCPHGTKCSDAGDSCDNSSMSVPWLKKEPSKPIGGQKVPNTKDTSVSDIPCDDTKTCPDDNTCCKTEEGGYDCCPLPQAVCCEDFIHCCPHGTKCNLAAQKCDNSSMSVPLLEKEPSKPIGGQKVPEDKSTSVSDVPCDDTVACPDDNTCCKNQQGVWACCPLPQAVCCADLIHCCPHGTKCSDAGDSCDNSSMSVPWLKKEPSKPIGGQKVPNTKDTSVSDIPCDDTKTCPDDNTCCKTEEGGYDCCPLPQAVCCEDFIHCCPHGTKCNLAAQKCDNSSMSVPLLEKEPSKPIGGQKVPEDKSTSVSDVPCDDTVACPDDNTCCKNQQGVWACCPLPQAVCCADLIHCCPHGTKCSDAGDSCDNSSMSVPWLKKEPSKPIGGQKVPNTKDTSVSDIPCDDTKTCPDDNTCCKTEEGGYDCCPLPQAVCCEDFIHCCPHGTKCNLAAQKCDNSSMSVPLLKKEPSKPIGGQKVPEDKSTSVSDVPCDDTVACPDDNTCCKNQQGVWACCPLPQAVCCADLIHCCPHGTKCSDAGDSCDNSSMSVPWLKKEPSKPIGGQKVPSTKDTSVSDIPCDDTKTCPDDNTCCKTEEGGYDCCPLPQAVCCEDFIHCCPHGTKCNLAAQKCDNSSMSVPLLEKEPSKPIGGQKVPEDKSASVSDVPCDDTAACLEGSTCCKNEQGGWVCCPLPQAVCCEDLIHCCPHDTKCNLAIRTCDSSSGSVPWLKKEQSKPIGGQKVPNTKDTSVSDIPCDDTKTCPDDSTCCKTEEGEWACCPLPQAVCCEDFIHCCPHGTKCNLAAQKCDNSSGSVPWLKKEPSKPIGDQKVPETEGSVPWLKKKPSRPTASTARNTSVNEVTCDPHVSCPPHTTCCFMKMSKKWGCCPLDQATCCDDGENCCPKGYTCRNQWCEKSSRTKYDSVPLSSQIQNDIDCGGGFSCKDTETCCKISESSWGCCPFTEAVCCSDMEHCCPTGYTCETGSCVQATGFKWEMFFSKKKRAGTL; encoded by the exons ATGTTAAGGCTAACAGCTGCAGTGCTCTTGCTGAGCCTGGTGTCTGGTTTGAAGTGTCCTGATCAGCAGCGCTGTGGGGACCAGCAGACGTGTTGCCAGATTCCTTCTGGAGAATTCAACTGCTGTCCGTTCCATCAG ggcgAGTGCTGTGAGGACCACTTACACTGCTGCCCCGACGGCATGTTGTGTGAGGTTAAAGAATCCAGGTGCACAAACGCTACACACTCGCTTCCATGGGCCGAGAGATTTCCTTCCGAAGACACTGACCTCGCCAAT GTGGAGCGTTGGTCAGTTTCTGATGTTACCTGTGATGAAACCAAGACTTGTCCTGATGGAAACACGTGCTGTAAGAACGAAGAGGGAGGATGGGCCTGCTGCCCTCTGCCTCAG GCGGTGTGTTGTGAGGACTTGATCCACTGCTGTCCTCATGATACAAAGTGTAACGTCGCTGCTGAGTCATGTGACAACTCGTCAATGTCGGTGCCCTGGCTGAAGAAGGAGCCGAGTAAACCAATCGGTGGACAGAAGGTTCCAAGCACCAAGGATACGTCAGTTTCTGATATTCCCTGTGACGACACCAAGACTTGTCCTGATGACAACACATGCTGTAAGACAGAAGAGGGAGGATATGACTGCTGCCCTCTGCCTCAG GCGGTGTGTTGTGCGGACTTGATCCACTGCTGTCCTCATGGTACAAAGTGTAGCGACGCCGGTGATTCATGTGACAACTCGTCAATGTCGGTGCCCTGGCTGAAGAAGGAGCCGAGTAAACCAATCGGTGGACAGAAGGTTCCAAGCACCAAGGATACGTCAGTTTCTGATATTCCCTGTGACGACACCAAGACTTGTCCTGATGACAACACATGCTGTAAGACAGAAGAGGGAGGATATGACTGCTGCCCTCTGCCTCAG GCGGTGTGTTGTGAGGACTTTATCCACTGCTGTCCTCATGGTACAAAGTGTAACCTTGCAGCTCAGAAATGTGACAACTCGTCAATGTCGGTGCCCTTGCTGGAGAAGGAGCCGAGTAAACCGATCGGTGGACAGAAGGTTCCAGAAGACAAGAGAACATCAGTTTCTGATGTTCCCTGTGACGACACCGTGGCTTGTCCTGATGACAACACATGCTGTAAGAACCAACAGGGAGTATGGGCCTGCTGCCCTCTGCCTCAG GCGGTGTGTTGTGCGGACTTGATCCACTGCTGTCCTCATGGTACAAAGTGTAGCGACGCCGGTGATTCATGTGACAACTCGTCAATGTCGGTGCCCTGGCTGAAGAAGGAGCCGAGTAAACCGATCGGTGGACAGAAGGTTCCAGAAGACAAGAGTACATCAGTTTCTGATGTTCCCTGTGACGACACCGTGGCTTGTCCTGATGACAACACATGCTGTAAGAACCAACAGGGAGTATGGGCCTGCTGCCCTCTGCCTCAG GCGGTGTGTTGTGCGGACTTGATCCACTGCTGTCCTCATGGTACAAAGTGTAGCGACGCCGGTGATTCATGTGACAACTCGTCAATGTCGGTGCCCTGGCTGAAGAAGGAGCCGAGTAAACCAATCGGTGGACAGAAGGTTCCAAACACCAAGGATACGTCAGTTTCTGATATTCCCTGTGATGACACCAAGACTTGTCCTGATGACAACACATGCTGTAAGACAGAAGAGGGAGGATATGACTGCTGCCCTCTGCCTCAG GCGGTGTGTTGTGAGGACTTTATCCACTGCTGTCCTCATGGTACAAAGTGTAACCTTGCAGCTCAGAAATGTGACAACTCGTCAATGTCGGTGCCCTTGCTGGAGAAGGAGCCGAGTAAACCGATCGGTGGACAGAAGGTTCCAGAAGACAAGAGTACATCAGTTTCTGATGTTCCCTGTGACGACACCGTGGCTTGTCCTGATGACAACACATGCTGTAAGAACCAACAGGGAGTATGGGCCTGCTGCCCTCTGCCTCAG GCGGTGTGTTGTGCGGACTTGATCCACTGCTGTCCTCATGGTACAAAGTGTAGCGACGCCGGTGATTCATGTGACAACTCGTCAATGTCGGTGCCCTGGCTGAAGAAGGAGCCGAGTAAACCAATCGGTGGACAGAAGGTTCCAAACACCAAGGATACGTCAGTTTCTGATATTCCCTGTGACGACACCAAGACTTGTCCTGATGACAACACATGCTGTAAGACAGAAGAGGGAGGATATGACTGCTGCCCTCTGCCTCAG GCGGTGTGTTGTGAGGACTTTATCCACTGCTGTCCTCATGGTACAAAGTGTAACCTTGCAGCTCAGAAATGTGACAACTCGTCAATGTCGGTGCCCTTGCTGGAGAAGGAGCCGAGTAAACCGATCGGTGGACAGAAGGTTCCAGAAGACAAGAGTACATCAGTTTCTGATGTTCCCTGTGACGACACCGTGGCTTGTCCTGATGACAACACATGCTGTAAGAACCAACAGGGAGTATGGGCCTGCTGCCCTCTGCCTCAG GCGGTGTGTTGTGCGGACTTGATCCACTGCTGTCCTCATGGTACAAAGTGTAGCGACGCCGGTGATTCATGTGACAACTCGTCAATGTCGGTGCCCTGGCTGAAGAAGGAGCCGAGTAAACCAATCGGTGGACAGAAGGTTCCAAACACCAAGGATACGTCAGTTTCTGATATTCCCTGTGACGACACCAAGACTTGTCCTGATGACAACACATGCTGTAAGACAGAAGAGGGAGGATATGACTGCTGCCCTCTGCCTCAG GCGGTGTGTTGTGAGGACTTTATCCACTGCTGTCCTCATGGTACAAAGTGTAACCTTGCAGCTCAGAAATGTGACAACTCGTCAATGTCGGTGCCCTTGCTGAAGAAGGAGCCGAGTAAACCGATCGGTGGACAGAAGGTTCCAGAAGACAAGAGTACATCAGTTTCTGATGTTCCCTGTGACGACACCGTGGCTTGTCCTGATGACAACACATGCTGTAAGAACCAACAGGGAGTATGGGCCTGCTGCCCTCTGCCTCAG GCGGTGTGTTGTGCGGACTTGATCCACTGCTGTCCTCATGGTACAAAGTGTAGCGACGCCGGTGATTCATGTGACAACTCGTCAATGTCGGTGCCCTGGCTGAAGAAGGAGCCGAGTAAACCAATCGGTGGACAGAAGGTTCCAAGCACCAAGGATACGTCAGTTTCTGATATTCCCTGTGACGACACCAAGACTTGTCCTGATGACAACACATGCTGTAAGACAGAAGAGGGAGGATATGACTGCTGCCCTCTGCCTCAG GCGGTGTGTTGTGAGGACTTTATCCACTGCTGTCCTCATGGTACAAAGTGTAACCTTGCAGCTCAGAAATGTGACAACTCGTCAATGTCGGTGCCCTTGCTGGAGAAGGAGCCGAGTAAACCGATCGGTGGACAGAAGGTTCCAGAAGACAAGAGTGCATCAGTTTCTGATGTTCCCTGTGACGACACCGCGGCTTGTCTTGAAGGAAGCACATGCTGTAAGAACGAACAGGGAGGATGGGTCTGCTGCCCTCTGCCTCAG GCAGTGTGTTGTGAGGACTTGATCCACTGCTGTCCTCATGACACAAAGTGTAACCTCGCCATTCGGACATGTGACAGCTCGTCAGGCTCAGTGCCCTGGCTGAAGAAGGAGCAGAGTAAACCAATCGGTGGACAGAAGGTTCCAAACACCAAGGATACGTCAGTTTCTGATATTCCCTGTGACGACACCAAGACTTGTCCTGATGACAGCACATGCTGTAAGACAGAAGAGGGAGAATGGGCCTGCTGCCCTCTGCCTCAG GCGGTGTGTTGTGAGGACTTTATCCACTGCTGTCCTCATGGTACAAAGTGTAACCTTGCAGCTCAGAAATGTGACAACTCGTCAGGCTCGGTGCCCTGGCTGAAGAAGGAGCCGAGTAAACCGATCGGTGATCAGAAGGTTCCAGAAACCGAGG GATCAGTGCCCTGGCTGAAGAAGAAGCCAAGCCGGCCGACTGCAAGCACAGCTCGAAATACATCGGTAAAC GAAGTGACGTGCGACCCTCACGTGTCCTGTCCTCCACACACCACCTGCTGTTTTATGAAGATGAGCAAGAAATGGGGCTGCTGTCCTCTGGACCAG GCTACATGTTGTGATGACGGTGAGAACTGCTGTCCGAAAGGTTACACCTGCCGTAACCAGTGGTGTGAGAAAAGCTCCAGGACAAAGTACGACTCTGTGCCTTTATCGTCTCAGATCCAAAATGATATTGACTGTGGAGGAGGATTCAGCTGCAAGGACACAGAAACCTGCTGCAAGATTTCAGAGAGTTCCTGGGGCTGTTGTCCATTCACGGAG gctgtgtgttgtagtgacaTGGAGCATTGCTGTCCCACTGGATACACCTGTGAGACCGGCTCCTGCGTCCAAGCGACGGGCTTCAAATGGGAGATGTTCTTCTCCAAGAAGAAACGAGCTGGCACTCTATAA
- the grna gene encoding granulin a isoform X12 translates to MLRLTAAVLLLSLVSGLKCPDQQRCGDQQTCCQIPSGEFNCCPFHQGECCEDHLHCCPDGMLCEVKESRCTNATHSLPWAERFPSEDTDLANVERWSVSDVTCDETKTCPDGNTCCKNEEGGWACCPLPQAVCCEDLIHCCPHDTKCNVAAESCDNSSMSVPWLKKEPSKPIGGQKVPSTKDTSVSDIPCDDTKTCPDDNTCCKTEEGGYDCCPLPQAVCCEDFIHCCPHGTKCNLAAQKCDNSSMSVPLLEKEPSKPIGGQKVPEDKRTSVSDVPCDDTVACPDDNTCCKNQQGVWACCPLPQAVCCEDFIHCCPHGTKCNLAAQKCDNSSMSVPLLEKEPSKPIGGQKVPEDKRTSVSDVPCDDTVACPDDNTCCKNQQGVWACCPLPQAVCCADLIHCCPHGTKCSDAGDSCDNSSMSVPWLKKEPSKPIGGQKVPEDKSTSVSDVPCDDTVACPDDNTCCKNQQGVWACCPLPQAVCCADLIHCCPHGTKCSDAGDSCDNSSMSVPWLKKEPSKPIGGQKVPNTKDTSVSDIPCDDTKTCPDDNTCCKTEEGGYDCCPLPQAVCCEDFIHCCPHGTKCNLAAQKCDNSSMSVPLLEKEPSKPIGGQKVPEDKSTSVSDVPCDDTVACPDDNTCCKNQQGVWACCPLPQAVCCADLIHCCPHGTKCSDAGDSCDNSSMSVPWLKKEPSKPIGGQKVPNTKDTSVSDIPCDDTKTCPDDNTCCKTEEGGYDCCPLPQAVCCEDFIHCCPHGTKCNLAAQKCDNSSMSVPLLEKEPSKPIGGQKVPEDKSTSVSDVPCDDTVACPDDNTCCKNQQGVWACCPLPQAVCCADLIHCCPHGTKCSDAGDSCDNSSMSVPWLKKEPSKPIGGQKVPNTKDTSVSDIPCDDTKTCPDDNTCCKTEEGGYDCCPLPQAVCCEDFIHCCPHGTKCNLAAQKCDNSSMSVPLLKKEPSKPIGGQKVPEDKSTSVSDVPCDDTVACPDDNTCCKNQQGVWACCPLPQAVCCADLIHCCPHGTKCSDAGDSCDNSSMSVPWLKKEPSKPIGGQKVPSTKDTSVSDIPCDDTKTCPDDNTCCKTEEGGYDCCPLPQAVCCEDFIHCCPHGTKCNLAAQKCDNSSMSVPLLEKEPSKPIGGQKVPEDKSASVSDVPCDDTAACLEGSTCCKNEQGGWVCCPLPQAVCCEDLIHCCPHDTKCNLAIRTCDSSSGSVPWLKKEQSKPIGGQKVPNTKDTSVSDIPCDDTKTCPDDSTCCKTEEGEWACCPLPQAVCCEDFIHCCPHGTKCNLAAQKCDNSSGSVPWLKKEPSKPIGDQKVPETEGSVPWLKKKPSRPTASTARNTSVNEVTCDPHVSCPPHTTCCFMKMSKKWGCCPLDQATCCDDGENCCPKGYTCRNQWCEKSSRTKYDSVPLSSQIQNDIDCGGGFSCKDTETCCKISESSWGCCPFTEAVCCSDMEHCCPTGYTCETGSCVQATGFKWEMFFSKKKRAGTL, encoded by the exons ATGTTAAGGCTAACAGCTGCAGTGCTCTTGCTGAGCCTGGTGTCTGGTTTGAAGTGTCCTGATCAGCAGCGCTGTGGGGACCAGCAGACGTGTTGCCAGATTCCTTCTGGAGAATTCAACTGCTGTCCGTTCCATCAG ggcgAGTGCTGTGAGGACCACTTACACTGCTGCCCCGACGGCATGTTGTGTGAGGTTAAAGAATCCAGGTGCACAAACGCTACACACTCGCTTCCATGGGCCGAGAGATTTCCTTCCGAAGACACTGACCTCGCCAAT GTGGAGCGTTGGTCAGTTTCTGATGTTACCTGTGATGAAACCAAGACTTGTCCTGATGGAAACACGTGCTGTAAGAACGAAGAGGGAGGATGGGCCTGCTGCCCTCTGCCTCAG GCGGTGTGTTGTGAGGACTTGATCCACTGCTGTCCTCATGATACAAAGTGTAACGTCGCTGCTGAGTCATGTGACAACTCGTCAATGTCGGTGCCCTGGCTGAAGAAGGAGCCGAGTAAACCAATCGGTGGACAGAAGGTTCCAAGCACCAAGGATACGTCAGTTTCTGATATTCCCTGTGACGACACCAAGACTTGTCCTGATGACAACACATGCTGTAAGACAGAAGAGGGAGGATATGACTGCTGCCCTCTGCCTCAG GCGGTGTGTTGTGAGGACTTTATCCACTGCTGTCCTCATGGTACAAAGTGTAACCTTGCAGCTCAGAAATGTGACAACTCGTCAATGTCGGTGCCCTTGCTGGAGAAGGAGCCGAGTAAACCGATCGGTGGACAGAAGGTTCCAGAAGACAAGAGAACATCAGTTTCTGATGTTCCCTGTGACGACACCGTGGCTTGTCCTGATGACAACACATGCTGTAAGAACCAACAGGGAGTATGGGCCTGCTGCCCTCTGCCTCAG GCGGTGTGTTGTGAGGACTTTATCCACTGCTGTCCTCATGGTACAAAGTGTAACCTTGCAGCTCAGAAATGTGACAACTCGTCAATGTCGGTGCCCTTGCTGGAGAAGGAGCCGAGTAAACCGATCGGTGGACAGAAGGTTCCAGAAGACAAGAGAACATCAGTTTCTGATGTTCCCTGTGACGACACCGTGGCTTGTCCTGATGACAACACATGCTGTAAGAACCAACAGGGAGTATGGGCCTGCTGCCCTCTGCCTCAG GCGGTGTGTTGTGCGGACTTGATCCACTGCTGTCCTCATGGTACAAAGTGTAGCGACGCCGGTGATTCATGTGACAACTCGTCAATGTCGGTGCCCTGGCTGAAGAAGGAGCCGAGTAAACCGATCGGTGGACAGAAGGTTCCAGAAGACAAGAGTACATCAGTTTCTGATGTTCCCTGTGACGACACCGTGGCTTGTCCTGATGACAACACATGCTGTAAGAACCAACAGGGAGTATGGGCCTGCTGCCCTCTGCCTCAG GCGGTGTGTTGTGCGGACTTGATCCACTGCTGTCCTCATGGTACAAAGTGTAGCGACGCCGGTGATTCATGTGACAACTCGTCAATGTCGGTGCCCTGGCTGAAGAAGGAGCCGAGTAAACCAATCGGTGGACAGAAGGTTCCAAACACCAAGGATACGTCAGTTTCTGATATTCCCTGTGATGACACCAAGACTTGTCCTGATGACAACACATGCTGTAAGACAGAAGAGGGAGGATATGACTGCTGCCCTCTGCCTCAG GCGGTGTGTTGTGAGGACTTTATCCACTGCTGTCCTCATGGTACAAAGTGTAACCTTGCAGCTCAGAAATGTGACAACTCGTCAATGTCGGTGCCCTTGCTGGAGAAGGAGCCGAGTAAACCGATCGGTGGACAGAAGGTTCCAGAAGACAAGAGTACATCAGTTTCTGATGTTCCCTGTGACGACACCGTGGCTTGTCCTGATGACAACACATGCTGTAAGAACCAACAGGGAGTATGGGCCTGCTGCCCTCTGCCTCAG GCGGTGTGTTGTGCGGACTTGATCCACTGCTGTCCTCATGGTACAAAGTGTAGCGACGCCGGTGATTCATGTGACAACTCGTCAATGTCGGTGCCCTGGCTGAAGAAGGAGCCGAGTAAACCAATCGGTGGACAGAAGGTTCCAAACACCAAGGATACGTCAGTTTCTGATATTCCCTGTGACGACACCAAGACTTGTCCTGATGACAACACATGCTGTAAGACAGAAGAGGGAGGATATGACTGCTGCCCTCTGCCTCAG GCGGTGTGTTGTGAGGACTTTATCCACTGCTGTCCTCATGGTACAAAGTGTAACCTTGCAGCTCAGAAATGTGACAACTCGTCAATGTCGGTGCCCTTGCTGGAGAAGGAGCCGAGTAAACCGATCGGTGGACAGAAGGTTCCAGAAGACAAGAGTACATCAGTTTCTGATGTTCCCTGTGACGACACCGTGGCTTGTCCTGATGACAACACATGCTGTAAGAACCAACAGGGAGTATGGGCCTGCTGCCCTCTGCCTCAG GCGGTGTGTTGTGCGGACTTGATCCACTGCTGTCCTCATGGTACAAAGTGTAGCGACGCCGGTGATTCATGTGACAACTCGTCAATGTCGGTGCCCTGGCTGAAGAAGGAGCCGAGTAAACCAATCGGTGGACAGAAGGTTCCAAACACCAAGGATACGTCAGTTTCTGATATTCCCTGTGACGACACCAAGACTTGTCCTGATGACAACACATGCTGTAAGACAGAAGAGGGAGGATATGACTGCTGCCCTCTGCCTCAG GCGGTGTGTTGTGAGGACTTTATCCACTGCTGTCCTCATGGTACAAAGTGTAACCTTGCAGCTCAGAAATGTGACAACTCGTCAATGTCGGTGCCCTTGCTGAAGAAGGAGCCGAGTAAACCGATCGGTGGACAGAAGGTTCCAGAAGACAAGAGTACATCAGTTTCTGATGTTCCCTGTGACGACACCGTGGCTTGTCCTGATGACAACACATGCTGTAAGAACCAACAGGGAGTATGGGCCTGCTGCCCTCTGCCTCAG GCGGTGTGTTGTGCGGACTTGATCCACTGCTGTCCTCATGGTACAAAGTGTAGCGACGCCGGTGATTCATGTGACAACTCGTCAATGTCGGTGCCCTGGCTGAAGAAGGAGCCGAGTAAACCAATCGGTGGACAGAAGGTTCCAAGCACCAAGGATACGTCAGTTTCTGATATTCCCTGTGACGACACCAAGACTTGTCCTGATGACAACACATGCTGTAAGACAGAAGAGGGAGGATATGACTGCTGCCCTCTGCCTCAG GCGGTGTGTTGTGAGGACTTTATCCACTGCTGTCCTCATGGTACAAAGTGTAACCTTGCAGCTCAGAAATGTGACAACTCGTCAATGTCGGTGCCCTTGCTGGAGAAGGAGCCGAGTAAACCGATCGGTGGACAGAAGGTTCCAGAAGACAAGAGTGCATCAGTTTCTGATGTTCCCTGTGACGACACCGCGGCTTGTCTTGAAGGAAGCACATGCTGTAAGAACGAACAGGGAGGATGGGTCTGCTGCCCTCTGCCTCAG GCAGTGTGTTGTGAGGACTTGATCCACTGCTGTCCTCATGACACAAAGTGTAACCTCGCCATTCGGACATGTGACAGCTCGTCAGGCTCAGTGCCCTGGCTGAAGAAGGAGCAGAGTAAACCAATCGGTGGACAGAAGGTTCCAAACACCAAGGATACGTCAGTTTCTGATATTCCCTGTGACGACACCAAGACTTGTCCTGATGACAGCACATGCTGTAAGACAGAAGAGGGAGAATGGGCCTGCTGCCCTCTGCCTCAG GCGGTGTGTTGTGAGGACTTTATCCACTGCTGTCCTCATGGTACAAAGTGTAACCTTGCAGCTCAGAAATGTGACAACTCGTCAGGCTCGGTGCCCTGGCTGAAGAAGGAGCCGAGTAAACCGATCGGTGATCAGAAGGTTCCAGAAACCGAGG GATCAGTGCCCTGGCTGAAGAAGAAGCCAAGCCGGCCGACTGCAAGCACAGCTCGAAATACATCGGTAAAC GAAGTGACGTGCGACCCTCACGTGTCCTGTCCTCCACACACCACCTGCTGTTTTATGAAGATGAGCAAGAAATGGGGCTGCTGTCCTCTGGACCAG GCTACATGTTGTGATGACGGTGAGAACTGCTGTCCGAAAGGTTACACCTGCCGTAACCAGTGGTGTGAGAAAAGCTCCAGGACAAAGTACGACTCTGTGCCTTTATCGTCTCAGATCCAAAATGATATTGACTGTGGAGGAGGATTCAGCTGCAAGGACACAGAAACCTGCTGCAAGATTTCAGAGAGTTCCTGGGGCTGTTGTCCATTCACGGAG gctgtgtgttgtagtgacaTGGAGCATTGCTGTCCCACTGGATACACCTGTGAGACCGGCTCCTGCGTCCAAGCGACGGGCTTCAAATGGGAGATGTTCTTCTCCAAGAAGAAACGAGCTGGCACTCTATAA